Part of the Sulfuricella denitrificans skB26 genome is shown below.
CGCACGTGCGGAACGTTCTTGTGTTCCTTGCGCTCCTGCCATTCACGGTAATACCACAAGCCGGAATGCAGCCAGAAGAAGGCGAATACGCCGATCAGCAAGGCAATCATAAATTTGGTGGAGATCCACACCTGCGGATACTTTGCGAAATCGTGGCTGTTGGCATGCGGGGCAAAGGTGGCGAAGCCTGCGGTGGCCAGCTGCTTTTTCTTGCCGTCATGACACTCCTGGCAGGTCTTCAGGCGATTGTTGGGGTGCACCTTGGACTTGGGGTCCTTTGCCGACAGAATGCCATGGCTGCCGTGGCAGTTGTAGCACTTTGCCGTGTCGACATAGCCCAGCTTCGTAACTTGGCCATGATAGGTATCACGGTAGGACTTGAGGTTTTCCTTGTGGCAACTGCCGCAAGCCTCGTTGTTCAGGAGCTTGAACGAATCCAGTGAAGTATTGGTAATTTCGTGGTTGGTGTGGCAACTGGTGCAGACGGGCGCCTTGGCATTGTTCTTGTCGAGAACTTCCTTTCCATGCACGGACTCTGAGTAGGTTTCGAGCTGCTCGTCGTGGCATTTCTCACCACACAGGGCGGGAACCTCCTTGCGCCACGCGGCATATTGCGGGCTCTTCTTGTCAGCCGGCACGTTGAAACCGTGCGTGTCGTGGCATTGGGTGCAAGTTGCGTTAACCTGGGACGGATCATCCTGATTCGGACGGGCATGGAAGGATTTTTTGTAGGCCGCGATGTTCTTGGCCACGATTTCCAGCCGAGGCTGGGAGCCGGTCGTGCCGGCCTGCTTGGCCTTGTCCCACAGGACTTGATGGCACTGCGCACAGTCGGGTGCCTTGGCACTGCTCTTCTGGTGCGGGCTGATGTTATCGGTGATGTCGGTGTGGCAGGCGACGCATTCCATCTTGGCGTGGACGCTCTTGCCGTATTTGTCCGGGTCGATGTCATGCAGCGGACGAGCTTCCCCGTCAGCTCCCGGTACTTCGAGTTTGCCCTTGATGCCGTCGTGGCAGGTCTGGCAGGTCGCGTTGTCTAGTTTTTGCGATGCATGCGCAGCTTTTTGGATATCGGCGGCCGTGACTGGAAAGGTCGTCAGGACTCCCGCCAAGCAGACA
Proteins encoded:
- a CDS encoding cytochrome c3 family protein is translated as MRTSQFSKWFLAAAVCLAGVLTTFPVTAADIQKAAHASQKLDNATCQTCHDGIKGKLEVPGADGEARPLHDIDPDKYGKSVHAKMECVACHTDITDNISPHQKSSAKAPDCAQCHQVLWDKAKQAGTTGSQPRLEIVAKNIAAYKKSFHARPNQDDPSQVNATCTQCHDTHGFNVPADKKSPQYAAWRKEVPALCGEKCHDEQLETYSESVHGKEVLDKNNAKAPVCTSCHTNHEITNTSLDSFKLLNNEACGSCHKENLKSYRDTYHGQVTKLGYVDTAKCYNCHGSHGILSAKDPKSKVHPNNRLKTCQECHDGKKKQLATAGFATFAPHANSHDFAKYPQVWISTKFMIALLIGVFAFFWLHSGLWYYREWQERKEHKNVPHVRTEGMLLNEKKFFQRFPVGWRIAHLAFALITMTLVLTGTAALFSHSAWAPVVAQALGGARGLALIHRVAAALFVGIFFIHFIYVMQRLLRDRRFRWFGPESLVPNWKDLSDMVGMFKWFVGKGEKPRFDRWTYFEKFDYWAVFWGVSIIGGSGLLLAFPTVTAAYLPGWIFNVATIVHGEEAFLAAVFLFTVHFFNNHFRPDKLPPPDIVMFTGTQSLEEFRREHPAQYQRLVDAGELDKYLVDAPSRPMTLGSKLLGLILIAIGLTLLVLVIVGFLGGAG